Part of the Lutra lutra chromosome 4, mLutLut1.2, whole genome shotgun sequence genome is shown below.
TCAGATTCTCTGCCTTCCACAGAAACATTCCGAGACGGGGGGAAAAGCAAGGGGGAGCGCCGGGTCCCCTTACAGTTTGGGCAGACTGCCCACGGGGGCCAGAATGATGCCGAAGACATAGAAGAGCCCCAACAGAAGGTTGAGTTTGGCAGTTCTCTGGGGCAGTTTGTTGAAAGTCTGGCTCCGGAACTGTCTCTCCAGGGAGAAGGCCATGGGGatggtgaggagggggagggcgaGGCTGATGCTGCAGTGTGTGGCCAGGATGCTGAAGATCAGGTAGGGCAGGAAGAGCAGCGTGTTGTAGAGTATGTAGGAGAGCGTGGGGCCGATGAGGATGGCCAGCGTGACAATTCCGGCCTCCCTGTCCGACTCCATGTCCCTGGTGTTGTTGGAATGGAGAATGGCCTCGGTGCTGAGGGCGAGAGGGATGGCGTAGACCAGTGGGAAGACTGCCAGGGACCCCACCTGGACGGCGTAGGCGAACATCACAGCCAGAGGGCCAAAAGTGATGAGGATGACGAGGTCTCCCAGAGCCACGTACTTGAATCCGATTCCTACGGCCAGAAAACCCAGAGAGTTGGTATGAGACTGAGGCCTGGAAACTGAGGGGCCGTTCATCAGCTGCGAGCGGTGAGTTCTCGGATGGGAAGAACGGCCAGTCAGGGAGCTTCCTGCCCTCTGGTTTTGTCTCCGATGACACAGAGGGGCAGAGAACACTCGTCTGTCAGCACCCACTTAGGCTTCAGAGTCAAGTTTTCCTCCCTACTGTCGCCAGCAGAGCCCTGCAACGAAGAGCGGTGAGCTCCCACTGCACATGGGATCTAACCAGAGAGCCCGTGAAGGCTCTGAGAGGCCCCACAGTCTGGGTCTTTGGCTTCTTCCCTTCACCGACCCCTGCAAGACATGGCTTCTGTCGGTCAGTCCCTCACAGGATACCCATCCCAGTCTCTTACTTTGCTGCCTCCTTCTTCCACAACCTCTGCGGGGCTCTGGTTTGGAAAGCCCTGCTCGGTGAAACTTCAGGGCACCCAAACTCCACATAAAGAAACTTCCACCCACGTGACAAGTAACAGCTCAGACGACGAAGTTACAGCACGGCTTCCCCTCTCTGGTTCCCTTGAGTTACAACTAAATCACCCCAAACTCCAACCCACCTCAAATCCCATCTAAACCACTTCATTCCGACCTGCCCAGTTCTCTCCAAAGATGCCACACTCCATCGGATCTCACTCCATCCCTGAATTCTGAGTCCTGGTCACCCTATACGGGGAACACTGCGACACCCACTCTCAGGATCTCCCCTCCCTGGCCTTCCCCCGATCTCCACAGGCAGCCAGAGGGGCCTTCGGAAACACTCATCGGACTGTGCTCCTCCCCCAACATACACCTGAAAACCCTCAGCACAGGTTGTCCTCGATCTTTCACCAGCTTGCCTCTGGGGCTGCTCTGCCTCCCTCCGGCCTCTCCCAGAGCTCCTCTCTGCCTCACTCATATTTTTGTCAGTTCCTCGGGGCCTTCggacaccccaccccacctctgcctggcTAACTCCTACTCACCCTTTAAGACGTTAAAGCCCATTCCTCCCGGCACCCTTCCCTCATCCCCCGAGCCCTTGTAATACACATGCTCCCAGGGGACCCAGATTTCCAGCTTTGTAAAACTCATCACACTTCTAATGACTCTGTCTCCGTCCTTCCCTCAAACCCTAAGTTCCAGAGGGCAGGGCCTTGGGTCGGGTTTGTTCACAGCTCGCTCCCCAGTGCGTGGCACCAAGGCTGAACGGAACACAGAGCTACAGTAACAAGCACCCAGAGCCTGGGGCCCAGGTGAAGAAGAACGTCTCACTCAGAGTGAGGCAGCACGGGGCGGCTGAGAGGTGGGCCCGGCACAGACCACTAAAGAAGTCTGGGAAACCTCCGGGTCTAACCAAGCTTCCAACTCATGGCCTCAGAATCAGGAGATAAAGAAAAGTACTGGGTCACCAACTGTACTTTAACCCGCCTAAAATGGTAAGGGAACATGGTCTGCAGAGGATGGAAAGTGAGGGCAGCCAGAGAACGGGATTCAGCTCAAGATTCCCTTCACACGAGTAGCTGGGGTTCTgggttgttgtttcttttccagctttattgaaagataagtgaCACACAACACTTGGCACGTTCATATACCGCACGATGACTACCACCAGATCACATACCGCATGATGACTACCACCAGAGCATCAGCCAAAGCCTCTGTTTAGTCGAGCTGCTTTGGTGCTCAAGTGCCCACCCTTGGTTCTTTAGAATGAAGCGTCCCCAGGGAAGGGTCACAGCCACGGCCCCCAGAAGCCACCAACACTCAGCGAAGTCCTTCCGCACTCCCCAAGCAGCGCGGTGACAAATGATTTGGTTGTCTGAGGACACGCCCTCCAAGAGGAAGCTGTCTCAAGCAGAACTCTGGCTCCCGCTATAAATTAGTAAATCGATATCTCCTGCGGTACCTCACACATTGAGGGAACAACCCCCGCCCAGGGAAGGTGCCGGGCAGGGATACTCCCAGTGGGGGCCCGGCAGGTTTCTCCTCCCGCTGCCCGTTCCTCTTTTGCTGACATTCCGAGCTCTCCCAGCAGACACCGGAGCTGTCACTACGGAGGAGAACACAAGAGCGCTCTTGCCTTGACATCTGGCTAGATTATCCATCTGGCTGGATCTCATAGATCACCCGGCAAAAAATGATGTGAGCAAAGCAAGGACACGCCCCCACCCTGAACAGGTCCTGCACAGAAACCAACCACAAGCCCACTCCATGGCTGAGAAAGGTCTGGTAACCTCCTGGAGGTTATCTGACAGGAGAAAATGATAGAGCCCTCAGGGAGGAAAGCTGCTTCTGGAGTATGGCCCAGGGCTCACAGGCTCCACTTGCTTCAAAATGTGGCCCACCTCTCCTTTTGGGCATTCCCACCCCTCCCAACACCACTTTCCAAATGAGCCAACACAGTGAAGGCCTGGGCGAGTTCTTGGCACAGCGGCCAGCATGAATTcattaaaacataaatcagaatGTTGGCAAGGCCACGGAGTGCCTGGATCTTACACGTTGCTGGTGGGAACACAGAACTAGTacaaccacttcagaaaacatGCTGGCAGCTTCCCATCAAGTTACAACATTCatctaccctctgacccagcactTCCAGTCCCAGCTTTCGCCCACGAATGATGAAAACAAGTACCCACAGAAAGACTTCGCCAGGAGTGTTCAGGCGTAATAGCCAAAATACGGAACACTCCAAATGTCGGTGGACAGGAGAAAGGATAAGCAAATTGTGGTTCTGTCCGCACAGTGGAtcctactcagcaataaaaagggacTACTGACGCCCATCACAATGCGATGAGATCTCAAACTACCATGCGGAGCGAAGAAACCAGGCACAGGAATTCATATGAACGATTCCATTTACGGAACATTCCAGACCAGACAAAACAATCTCTgtgaaagaaaccaaacaggCGACCTCGGGAtaggggcagggagagtgggaattGACGGGGAAGGAAGCTGTGATGGAAATGtgagggtgatggaaatgttctgtatcagGACAAGGTGTGGGCTTCACAACTGTGTGCCTCTGCTGAAACTGATCACACTCTAACACTTCAGATCTGTGCATCTCACCGTAGCCAATTGTATCAATAAAGGTCAATGTTTAACCCATAAATCAGACTATGTCATGACTCTGCTTGATGCATTTCAGTGTCTCCCCATTTGTTCGTTCAATGAATATTAAGTTGTAACCACATGCCAGGCAGTGTTCTGGGCACCCTGGCTTCGGCAAAGAACGGAGACCCAAATCCCTAATCCCAGGGAGCTTCTAGTCTAAGCGGGAAGACAATTAACAAAGTCAGTATTTTAGATAGTGCATTAGAAGTAGTCTgtgctatgaaggaaaataaagcagaaaagagcAATAGGGAAGGTATTGTGGGGGAAAAActcagcgtgtgtgtgtgtgtgtgtgcgcacacatgcgcgcacttttattttattttcagctgctgcaaaaaaactttattgttttgtaattttaaatagggTAGAAAGCAAGGCCTCACAAAACAGTTGACAAGTGAGCAAATCGGTGGAGGAGGTTAGAAAGTGAATCAGGCAGATAGAAGGAGGAAGGGCTTTTCAACCCAAAGAAAAGCATCTACAAAGGACCTGGGGCAGCAGCATGCCCTGACTGTTCCAGAAACAGCCAGGAGAGTAGCGTGGGTGGCAACAAACTGTGTTTGCCTTCAAATATATATGcaagaggctcctgggtggctcagtgggttaaaggctctgccttcggctcaggtcatgatcccagggtcctgggatcgagccccgcatcgggctcactgctcctcggagagcctgcttcctcctctctctctgcctgcttctctgcctacttgtgatctctgtctgtcaaataaataaataaaatattttatatatatatatatatatatatatatatattcagaatctgacaccctcttttcttctctaccaccaccaccctgACGCAGGCCGCCAAACTTCTCTTGCCTGGATTGTTCAGCAGCCTCCTCGTCTTCCTGCTTCAGTCCTTGCCCACcctcttttattcattctttgaaaaCCTTAAGACCCACGTAATCTTTGtgcttctctgcccttcccccacataCTTTCCTTGCTTTACCTCCTTGTATTTACCCTCTCACTCACATAATGGACACACGCTGTTcctcaaatttttgaggaacacTCCTGCCTTAAGGCCTTTGGCAACTACCATTCTGAGATTTCAAACACCCTTCCTCTAAATACATGCTTAGCCAACTTCCTTCTATCTTTGCTTATATTACCTTTTTGAGGAGGCCTACCTTGATCAAACTGCTTCAAACAGCGATGTCCTCCTTCCTTgctctatttatttcatttattttaagattttatttatttgtcagagagagagagagcacaagcagggagtggcaggcagaggcagagagagaaacagactcccgcagagcaaggagcccaatgcgggactcgatcccaggaccctgggatcatgacctgagccgaaagcagcctcttaaccgactgagccacccaggcatccccttgctcttttttttttttttaaagattttatttatttatttgacagacagagatcacaagtaggcagagaggcaggcagagtgagagggaggaggaagcaggctccctgcggagcagagagcccgatgcaatgcggggcttgatcccaggaccctgggatcatgacctgagccgaaggcagaggctttaacccactgagccacccaggcgccccgctcttttattttttccttataagcACTAATCATGTTTTTATATACTATCATCAGGGGCCCAATTCATCCGGGCTTAGCAGGAACTCTCCGGATTTCCACACCTAAAGTCCAGCGTCCTGGGAGCCGTCTTAAGTCCTGAGCACACCAGGACGTTGGTGATCCTGAATAGAATTTactagttttacttttttttctttttttaatattttatttatttatttgacagagagagagggagagatcacaagtaggcagagaggcaggtggtggggggggtggggtgggggggagaagcaggctccccgctgagcagagagcctgatgtggggctcgatcccaggaccctgagatcatgacctgagccaaaggcagaggcttaacccactgagccacccaggcgccccactagttTTACTTTCTATCTCTCCTCAAGATCTATAAAATAGCTTCCCCAAGAGCCCCTGCTCAGGAGCTGTGACTGCTGGGTTCacacagaacagtgcctggcacataacaggtgATCAAAAAGTAGGACTTGACCACCTGTCCATCACTACCTTAATAAGCTTGTTGCTTATTATATTAACTTGCTGAAAGTAATTAGCTGTGTGATGTTGAGCTCTTCAAATGTAATTCCACCGGAATTTGAAACGGTGGTGTTATTGGATACGccccaaaaaaagaaactagatggAAAAATTCCCATATATGTGATTCCCATATATGGACTAACATCCATAAACCAAGCCAGGATCTTCTCAACTCACTAGGGTTCTCCAAAAATCCACATGACCCACACATTGTAGATTTCACGTAAATGGCCTAACTCAAAAAAGAGCTTTTGACACCTCTTCTCCAGCCCTCTAACTCCTATGCGAAGCAGAAGTTTCTAGTACATGCAGCCAGGGAACAGGCCAACTCTTACCTCCTGTGTAGAGAAAGGAGCCAGACAGGCCTCCAAAGTAGATGAGAGCCAAGTGCTCCAGTTTCAAAGGAGACAGGTAGTAGAGACAAGCGGCACAGACACAGCCCAAAGTGTAGAGGAAGACTCCAAACCGGACAACATCCTGGGGCTCCAAGATTCGGTCCACCAGGGTCCTGTCATCACTCTTTTTGTGGTCAATGCCCTTGGAAAAGTCATAGTAAGTGTTGACCAGATTGCCAGCCCCGTGCACGGCCAGCACAGCCACGGCACAACCCACCAGCAGCCTGGGATCCAGGACGCCCTGGGATCTGTAGGCTAGGGCACTGCCCAGGGCCACCGGTGTGAGGGAAGCACTGAAGCTCCAGGGCCGCAGGGCCAGCACGTAGGAAGCGCACTTCTGCCTCCAAGAGCGTTGGGGAAGCCTGTCCTCCTCCGGACAGTCGTTCCCCAGCAGGTCCCTGTCCCCGGACTTGGCCGTCTCTCCCGCCTGTATGTTAATCTCCCCTGGGACCTGTGAGGCCGCCATGGAAGCTACACGTGGCTGAAGTCAAAGTTAATAGTGAACACCCGCGAACAGCCActgggcgcggggcggggcggccagACCTGACCTTCCTTCGGTTCCGccccggggccgggctggggaGGCGGCGGGCCCCGGGGATAGCACCGAGCGGACCTGGCAGCCCACGAGGCCCGGCGGCACCGCCCAGACCTGCTGTCACCGGGCGAAGCCTGTCTCTCCACCTCGCTAAGGCCCGGGCTAGAGCCCGAGGACGAGCTGCGGCCACCCGCCCCAAGGTACTGGGGCCGCCATCTTGTGCGCCCGCCTCGGGAGGCCCGCCGGGAAACATGGGCCGACGCGCGGGCCGGGctgaggcgggggcggggcctggggctTGGGGGCGGGCTTGGGGACAGGGGGCGGGGCTGGCGGAAACCGCGCCTTCCACCCCTTCGCTCACCGAGGATCCGAGCCCGGCAGCTGCCCCCAGACCCGCAGCATCACTTAGTACCACAAGGACGACCCCGATTGCGTGTCGCTTTACGACTTACCTAGAGTTTCCACTCAACAAAATAggactcattcatttttttcattcaacaagcatttactgagcacttactatgtcgTACGCAGCAGTGAAAAAATGGACACAAATCAGGGAGCACATTGAGCACGATGAGAAAGGAATGATTACCTCCCACTTTTTAAATGGGAAATGAAGCTCTGgaatagaaaatgaaatccaAGAAATTATTAGCTCTAGTAATAATCACAACAGCAATAATTCCCCTCTTTTATTGTGCAATTACCATTTGCCATATACTGGCCTGCCTGTTCTTTATCCACAGTCTAGGTTACTACTCCCAACCCT
Proteins encoded:
- the UBIAD1 gene encoding ubiA prenyltransferase domain-containing protein 1, translated to MAASQVPGEINIQAGETAKSGDRDLLGNDCPEEDRLPQRSWRQKCASYVLALRPWSFSASLTPVALGSALAYRSQGVLDPRLLVGCAVAVLAVHGAGNLVNTYYDFSKGIDHKKSDDRTLVDRILEPQDVVRFGVFLYTLGCVCAACLYYLSPLKLEHLALIYFGGLSGSFLYTGGIGFKYVALGDLVILITFGPLAVMFAYAVQVGSLAVFPLVYAIPLALSTEAILHSNNTRDMESDREAGIVTLAILIGPTLSYILYNTLLFLPYLIFSILATHCSISLALPLLTIPMAFSLERQFRSQTFNKLPQRTAKLNLLLGLFYVFGIILAPVGSLPKL